The Planococcus versutus genome contains a region encoding:
- the yidC gene encoding membrane protein insertase YidC has translation MNKKLVLLISLIAVTLLLSGCTEFDQPISDQSEGFWNEFIVWPLVSTIKFFKGLLGTYGFGIIAVTIIIRLVMLPLMIKQTKSSKRMQEVQPELVKLKEQYKSKDAVTQQKYQKEMMALFQEKGVNPMAGCLPVLIQMPVLIGFYHAISRMNNTPEIDLGSFLIFPLAEPSIILAVVAGLMQFTVLRTGPAMDNPQMRIMMYFMPVMIIGFGIVLPSALTLYWVIGNIISLIQNLVIYRPWEKKDVQQPVKMKAGGAKK, from the coding sequence GTGAATAAGAAATTAGTTTTACTTATTTCACTGATCGCAGTAACCTTGCTGCTTTCTGGCTGTACAGAGTTTGATCAGCCGATCAGTGACCAGAGCGAAGGATTTTGGAATGAATTTATCGTTTGGCCATTGGTGTCAACGATCAAATTCTTTAAAGGTTTACTAGGCACTTACGGTTTTGGGATTATCGCAGTAACTATTATTATTCGTTTAGTTATGTTGCCGTTGATGATCAAACAAACAAAAAGTTCGAAGCGCATGCAAGAAGTGCAGCCTGAACTTGTGAAACTAAAAGAACAGTACAAGTCTAAAGATGCTGTTACACAACAAAAATACCAAAAAGAAATGATGGCGTTATTCCAGGAAAAAGGTGTTAATCCAATGGCAGGTTGTTTACCTGTTTTGATTCAAATGCCTGTATTAATTGGGTTTTATCATGCCATTAGCCGAATGAACAATACACCTGAGATCGATTTGGGCTCATTCCTTATTTTTCCGTTAGCAGAACCGAGCATTATTTTAGCTGTTGTTGCTGGATTAATGCAATTCACTGTTTTGCGTACAGGACCAGCAATGGATAATCCTCAAATGAGAATTATGATGTATTTTATGCCGGTTATGATTATTGGATTTGGTATCGTGTTACCTTCCGCTTTGACATTGTACTGGGTCATCGGAAATATCATTTCACTGATCCAAAACTTGGTAATTTACCGTCCGTGGGAGAAAAAAGATGTGCAGCAGCCTGTTAAAATGAAAGCAGGAGGGGCTAAAAAGTGA